Genomic window (Temnothorax longispinosus isolate EJ_2023e chromosome 3, Tlon_JGU_v1, whole genome shotgun sequence):
TATGAtaagaatcttaaataatgAATCTTAGTAAAGGTCGAAAAGAAGAGAGACCTAAGAAGAGAGACGACTACTTCCAGAAGACTCTAGTTTTCTAGGCTCCTCGCTGGAGCCGCTCGTTCGTTTCCGCGACTTTACTACCAGCCGGAAAATTGCCGTATCTCTTTAATGACTTCCCGGCTGATGTAATTTGAAATTAGAGAAGGAAACGCGAGAGCGGCCGTGTGCCGTGTGCCTCCGCATACGCGTCAATACGCGCCGACCCTCCCGGCGCGGAAGGCGATTCCACCAAGGCGTTTTCCCCCGAGCTCCCTGCGCGAAACCAGGCCATGCatgtataacattattatatcgaTTACACAAAAGAAAATAGCTACCTCTTAACGATAACGCGACTGTCATTCGTGCGTTCTATATATACAGCCGTTATTACGCGTCGCGCGTgctaatgtatgtatgtatgtatgtattcccTCGACGATCGaaggagagggaaagagagagagagagagagagagagagagagagagagagacgtcgATTCCTTTACTCGCCAGAGacagaaagggagagaaagaatggATAGACAGAGGGAAAACGGAGATCGACCGTCGCGCGCCACCCCGATAAAATCTCGCCCTTATcgatttctataaaaataaattactacatTTTTAGAGAGGCATTACATCAGACTTTTCCGATCCGAACCGTCCGCCCGTCCATCCGTGCGTCCGCTTATACCTGTAAACGTACGTATCTATACGTACGATTTCGCATTATACGTGTACTTAATATGTGCTTGCGCATCGCGCGCAAATTGGGCCATCACGTATGCGCACTGCCGCATCCGCGAGATCGGATTGCCCGAAAACGATGAATGCGACAATCTCGCGACGGGCTTTAAAACGACGATAAAGTACATAATCGAAATAATAGCTCTGAATAATAGAAGCGTGCGCGGCGGCGCCGACGAACGTTTTGTAAGCGCAGAAAATCTACCGATATTTAGACGTCGTTTCCTCGTCGCAGACCTCTGCGCGTCGCCCGGGTGTATgaagaaatatgtaaatatgaaaTGGTGACTGCCGCTATTGCACGAGTTGCACAAGTTCGTATCGGATAGGAATAggtatttgaaatttatcgtATCCACAATGCGGCGGGACATGCGGTCGACTCCGCTGCTCACACAGCTCTAAATTAAAGTCTTAGGATTACTCTACCGCGAAAGATCTTTTCATGGAAGAGCTACGTACGTCACGTTCCGCGAAATTGTTTTAGAGATAAGACTTTTATTCGAATTTATTACATCGATTGTAACtattttgtacaattaaagtatctcttattttttcttcttttcttttaacaatgAGTTTATACAATAGTACAATGCGTCCAGGTACTATTGACGGGAAGGCGAGGAAATGCCCGCGGAAATACGAACATACAGGGTAAAAGTAAATCGTGATTTCGTCGAATCTCCCTAAGAGACTGAATCACTCAAAGGTCATCGGTATCGATAGAATCGGTAAAATGGGATTCGTCGTCTCGACCTCCAACGCCGTTGCCATGCAATCGCTGGCAGCCTCCACTTCGCCCAACGATTCCAACACCATTCCCAAATTGtacctgaaaaatataacactCTTTGTACCGTCCATAACATtaaatactaatatataaGCAAATAGACATGCTTACATGTAcaacacatatacatatataaataaaaaattataaataaattatatataatatataaattatataagtatatactaTAATTAGATACCAATATCAGAAAGAACGAAATTGATaagatacgcgtatcaaatccATTTGTATTTCAACACTCGATTTAACGtgatttttaagataattgacTACCCGATTACCAGAATGCCCGATTATCAGATATAACGttgtgaaattattataagataataaGCGACCATTGGCTTGTGCCTCAAAGACATCGCGATAATACATGTTACGATAATCAATTGAAGCCATGTAATACCAAGTTTGATGAGAATTTGGATCGATTTTCGCGGCATCCCTCAAGGTTTTCTCAGCCAGTCTCTGACTACCCAAATAGTGATAGACAAGACCCTGCAAATAATCAGATGAAGTATTAGATTTGCAAATCTCTATCCAGTATCGCacaagtttataaaattgaatgaaatgCAAAaagctacaaaaaatatatatgtatgaaaattaatatttgcagcacaataattattaccaGGTGTTGTAGACTTTTTATGTGCGAAGGATTAATTGAAACAGCATTTTGGTAGCATTGTTTCGCTTCCGTATACTCCAACTTGTACTCGTGCAGAAGGCCACGCTATAAAGAGATAATTGTATCTGATTATCGACATTGTATAACAATCTCTGAATGAATCATATAATCTGAATCGTCGAACACACAGAGGCTCACGATAATGAGAAGATTCGAGCTATTATACCGTATACATAATGTGATGACTCAACGGGAAGATATTGGTGGCCTCTTGGAGGGACAGAACGGCGCCGTTTGGTTGGTCCAGGATAAGGAAAACCTCGGTGAGCAGGAGCCAGATCTGCAATTGCAGCAGCCATGCTCTCTGCGGCCCTGGCTTCGGTGTGAACGAGCTAATTGACGAGGCGACCTCGGAAAGGGCTTGTTCGACTCTCGAAGCGGCTAATGATTGCGCATGCAGGGAACCTATCGGAAATTATTGTCTTTCGTGAGATTTTGCGAGACTATTATGAAGGGTCtgtagttttttatattaaaattaataatgagattggaaaattaataatttttatttaacagaaTGCTGGAATACGTTATTGGAAAATGCGATGAATGATTTaatctgtttataaaatgatataaattgtgCTATTTCTACCTAATGTTATCTAATCTATGACACGCGACGTATAACTTACTAGAATCCTTATCGGACATTTCTGACGTGTAAAGCTGAAAGACGCTTCTAGTCTCGCTGCGCTTTTCGCTCTGTTGTTCATTACAATTAACGTTCGTTTGATCTTCGTAAAGATTTTTCCACAAATGTAGCATATGGCTGATGGTATACAACGCGTCGACGCCGCCGATACTTCGTAATTCGAGATGCGCTTTTATATAGAGGAAATTTAGATTGTCCGGATATTCTTCCAGTACGCTGTTTATCACGTGCAACGCCTCAGAATACTGCTTATGCGCCGACAGGAGTAATGCGAATAAATGCAACGACGGAATGTGTTCTGCTCGTAGATTCAGCGCAATTTTTACGTGCACAATGGCGTCAGTTATTTGCCGGTTTATTGCATATTCGTGAGCCAGGTAATACTCGGCTAGATGGTCGTTGGGATCGCATTGTTGCGCcctatttggaaaaaaatacggtctttcattaattaaataaaaagaatctaCGAGAATACCGTTTCTTTATTAGTTGTACATCGAGTTACGTGAAAAATACGTACTTCTGAAAGCAATCCAATGCAGCGTTTGTATGGTTCACTTTGTCCTGTTTTACGATTGTGTTCGTGGAGAGCGTACTGTGGCCGATTCCAATGTACAAATGACATCTAGATTGCATCCCCTGTGGACTTGCCATCTCTCGCTGCAGAGCCTTTTGGCTCCATTCGACACCTTCGTTTATCTGTTTGAAATCGTCAGCATGAGAATATGCTTTTTAAATTCAAGTAAAAACATTAGGTGAAGAAAGTTTACTTACCATGTTCAACTGCTCGTAACACAGCCTCGCAGCCAACAGACAAGGCATTACTTTCTGAGGCGATAGCCTGGCGACTACCTTCAAAACTCTATACGCGTGCATGTATCTCCCCATGCTTATCAGGCATAGTGCGTACTGCGTCCATATATGCACCTCCTCGTGAGAGAATTTCATCGCTCTTTCGAAGGACTGTCAtaaaacgttaaattaaatatccgagtaatatatataaattttgttgttaCGATAAAACGATGATAGAAAATCTCAACCTCGTGTAAAAGTTCCACTTGACTCCATCTGACGACGACAACCGTGAGTAGATCGTAGATAGCAGTAGCATTCTCGAACGCGTGTATCCTGGCTTCCTTGAATTCGGGCGATTGGCTAAGGACGGCGTCCCTCACCGCCATCGCCTCGCTGATCAACAGCAGCAAAATCGTCTCCTCGTATTCGTTCCTGGGAACGAACATATTCGGTCCCGCGTACTTCTTTGGTTTCCACGGCGAGTCCGATGGATTGACGCCCGAGTAATGATTCGCTCGTCTACTCACGGCTGCTGCGACATCAATATCAAtggatttttctttcttgagaAAGGAATGTTCTGTCATATTTATATGCGGTCATCATACCCGTTGTGTCGGTTTGTCCCTCCGGTGGTTTGTAATCGGTGTCGTTTATACCGCGTAGCAACACTTCCGCCAACTGTCTGGTCAGCGTTACCCGCAGGCTCTGAGTAGTCGTAGATTCAACAGCAGATAAAATCTCCCTGTCGGAATTGAAACAGATTAAGCTATCCATGACAAGTATTATATaagcgataataattataaataccgcATTAGAGCaagtatttttcttaaaattaataaaccacaagatactttttttatatattatatagaaactgGAATTATATAGGGcacataattaatacatacCTATAACGGTTAACAGCGGCTTGTACGTTGCCAGTTTGAATGTACAATATCGGTGCTCTTTGCAGCACAGTCTCCAAAATGGGGCCAATATGCTTTGTGGAAACTGGAGTTGGTGTGGAGTACGTACCTATAAATGAAGAAGCATTAAAATGCTAAAGGCTATACATTTTCCATCAGATTAAACATCTGCCAGTTACCTGTATTATTCGTGTTGATAGTGGAAATACCATTTTGTTGCTGCATAGCAATTTTATCTTGCTCCTGCAAAAAGACCAGCGTCAAGTCGCCAGAAATCTCGTAACACTTGATTATCTGCTCTTGCCATTCTGTAATCTTGTATTTCGACTTAGAGTTTGGTGGTAGCCTTTCCAGACAGAGACCTGGGATGAGTAATAGTTTACAATACCATCAATCAAAAAATACTGAGACATTTATGTCAATGCAGGggaaaaaaactaaatttaatatgtaaaatatgtaaaataaaattgaaatttccaATCTTAGTGGCCAAAAACATGTGACGAAAGACTTTACAACTTATTATAGCTTTATTCCTTGTGAATAATAAGAATCTTTATATTGTGCTTGTCCCAAACTCATCGCAACTAAATCTAGTCCTATTTGATAGAAACAAGtgaatgaaattaaatatcaaaaaagcAAAAGCATAGAACCTTTATTTCGTTTGAGAGATTTCTTGAGAATTCtaaatattgaagaatataCAAATGAGATAACATATTAGTATATATTCTTAAGTACATAAAAGCATTTACAAGCAAGCTTCTATATTGCGATAAAGTGGATATAGTTATAAAgtgtgcaatatatattaaatgtgcgttaactaaataaatttctaaatagaGATGCAAGCGAAACGAAGCAAACAAGCATACaaacctttgatcgcgtacgATTCAGCTATAATGCGCAGTCTTCGGCAGGATAAATGTTTGTCAGTGTCTAAAGTAAAcgatctttctttctctaaatCATACACAAGCCATagtaataaatgaatatattggATAACaagaaatttatgaattaaataaatgtgtcTAATTAACTCGTTACTAAGATTAGTGCATGAACACGCTAACGGGAAGACAATATATGTGGTAGAATTGTCAAAGTATATAGTCTCAAATTATGCTATCCATTACTAAATGTCTATGCTCAATGCAAATCTTGCACATAAAAaacgatgtatatatatataaatatctaaccACATAACTATCGAACAAAAAACTACTGTTAAGAGAGAAAACACAGAAAACTATAAAGCAAGCTTGTTATGTGTACCTTTTTAAGAATATTGCACTAAAAACGTACTACTATCGTcagaagaaagaaacaaatagTTGTCAATTGCAAACCTTTAATTGCATATGACTCTGCTATAATACGCAAACTTCGACAAGGTAATTGCTTTTCTGTGAGTGTGTCTAGTTCGGCTTGTTGATAGTGGTGAAGCGCATCCTCATACATCCCCATCGCATAGTGAAGCTTTCCAAGTAGCAGATGAGCGTCCAGTACAACCAACGCCTGGAACGTCACTCGTTATTAGGAGCAGATCTCATCTCATGTCAGACACAAATTGATTCTTCTCTGTCAGGTATCTTTTCATGACATTACAGTACctgtttatctttttcattagCAGCTAGTAAAAGGTATTTCCGCGTTTCCGTCAGTCCATTTCGCGCCTTGGCAATATTAGCGTCTATCGGCGGAGTTTGCTCCAAAAAGCTCTCCAATCTCCCTTCCCCGTTCAGGAAATTCGCCAGGCATTCTGTCGTGCAAAATTGACATTACTCAACATTAATGTAAAATCCCTCCTGTATTTAAATGCAAACCACAGGTTCGGATATTCAATAAAGAATTGaacttatttaatatcatttgaaagaaatattcgaCAGCGTTCATCGATATTACTGCGATACGTCAAACGGTGTATGTTATATAAACATCTTTTTCTCTGCGTGTCTACCACGCAGAGGAGCAATTGCAGGagtttgaaaaagaaaaagcgaCGTAAATGATAGTGCAAAACGTTGTAGGAACAAAAAGTAG
Coding sequences:
- the Ttc7 gene encoding tetratricopeptide repeat protein 7B isoform X3, whose translation is MTSKKGHTLRIESEIDRNREDGNWQKVIQLAEHLKVQYPSNECLANFLNGEGRLESFLEQTPPIDANIAKARNGLTETRKYLLLAANEKDKQALVVLDAHLLLGKLHYAMGMYEDALHHYQQAELDTLTEKQLPCRSLRIIAESYAIKGLCLERLPPNSKSKYKITEWQEQIIKCYEISGDLTLVFLQEQDKIAMQQQNGISTINTNNTGTYSTPTPVSTKHIGPILETVLQRAPILYIQTGNVQAAVNRYREILSAVESTTTQSLRVTLTRQLAEVLLRGINDTDYKPPEGQTDTTAAVSRRANHYSGVNPSDSPWKPKKYAGPNMFVPRNEYEETILLLLISEAMAVRDAVLSQSPEFKEARIHAFENATAIYDLLTVVVVRWSQVELLHESFERAMKFSHEEVHIWTQYALCLISMGRYMHAYRVLKVVARLSPQKVMPCLLAARLCYEQLNMINEGVEWSQKALQREMASPQGMQSRCHLYIGIGHSTLSTNTIVKQDKVNHTNAALDCFQKAQQCDPNDHLAEYYLAHEYAINRQITDAIVHVKIALNLRAEHIPSLHLFALLLSAHKQYSEALHVINSVLEEYPDNLNFLYIKAHLELRSIGGVDALYTISHMLHLWKNLYEDQTNVNCNEQQSEKRSETRSVFQLYTSEMSDKDSSSLHAQSLAASRVEQALSEVASSISSFTPKPGPQRAWLLQLQIWLLLTEVFLILDQPNGAVLSLQEATNIFPLSHHIMYTRGLLHEYKLEYTEAKQCYQNAVSINPSHIKSLQHLGLVYHYLGSQRLAEKTLRDAAKIDPNSHQTWYNLGMVLESLGEVEAASDCMATALEVETTNPILPILSIPMTFE
- the Ttc7 gene encoding tetratricopeptide repeat protein 7B isoform X1 translates to MTSKKGHTLRIESEIDRNREDGNWQKVIQLAEHLKVQYPSNECLANFLNGEGRLESFLEQTPPIDANIAKARNGLTETRKYLLLAANEKDKQALVVLDAHLLLGKLHYAMGMYEDALHHYQQAELDTLTEKQLPCRSLRIIAESYAIKEKERSFTLDTDKHLSCRRLRIIAESYAIKGLCLERLPPNSKSKYKITEWQEQIIKCYEISGDLTLVFLQEQDKIAMQQQNGISTINTNNTGTYSTPTPVSTKHIGPILETVLQRAPILYIQTGNVQAAVNRYREILSAVESTTTQSLRVTLTRQLAEVLLRGINDTDYKPPEGQTDTTAAVSRRANHYSGVNPSDSPWKPKKYAGPNMFVPRNEYEETILLLLISEAMAVRDAVLSQSPEFKEARIHAFENATAIYDLLTVVVVRWSQVELLHESFERAMKFSHEEVHIWTQYALCLISMGRYMHAYRVLKVVARLSPQKVMPCLLAARLCYEQLNMINEGVEWSQKALQREMASPQGMQSRCHLYIGIGHSTLSTNTIVKQDKVNHTNAALDCFQKAQQCDPNDHLAEYYLAHEYAINRQITDAIVHVKIALNLRAEHIPSLHLFALLLSAHKQYSEALHVINSVLEEYPDNLNFLYIKAHLELRSIGGVDALYTISHMLHLWKNLYEDQTNVNCNEQQSEKRSETRSVFQLYTSEMSDKDSSSLHAQSLAASRVEQALSEVASSISSFTPKPGPQRAWLLQLQIWLLLTEVFLILDQPNGAVLSLQEATNIFPLSHHIMYTRGLLHEYKLEYTEAKQCYQNAVSINPSHIKSLQHLGLVYHYLGSQRLAEKTLRDAAKIDPNSHQTWYNLGMVLESLGEVEAASDCMATALEVETTNPILPILSIPMTFE
- the Ttc7 gene encoding tetratricopeptide repeat protein 7B isoform X2 is translated as MTSKKGHTLRIESEIDRNREDGNWQKVIQLAEHLKVQYPSNECLANFLNGEGRLESFLEQTPPIDANIAKARNGLTETRKYLLLAANEKDKQALVVLDAHLLLGKLHYAMGMYEDALHHYQQAELDTLTEKQLPCRSLRIIAESYAIKEKERSFTLDTDKHLSCRRLRIIAESYAIKGLCLERLPPNSKSKYKITEWQEQIIKCYEISGDLTLVFLQEQDKIAMQQQNGISTINTNNTGTYSTPTPVSTKHIGPILETVLQRAPILYIQTGNVQAAVNRYREILSAVESTTTQSLRVTLTRQLAEVLLRGINDTDYKPPEGQTDTTAVSRRANHYSGVNPSDSPWKPKKYAGPNMFVPRNEYEETILLLLISEAMAVRDAVLSQSPEFKEARIHAFENATAIYDLLTVVVVRWSQVELLHESFERAMKFSHEEVHIWTQYALCLISMGRYMHAYRVLKVVARLSPQKVMPCLLAARLCYEQLNMINEGVEWSQKALQREMASPQGMQSRCHLYIGIGHSTLSTNTIVKQDKVNHTNAALDCFQKAQQCDPNDHLAEYYLAHEYAINRQITDAIVHVKIALNLRAEHIPSLHLFALLLSAHKQYSEALHVINSVLEEYPDNLNFLYIKAHLELRSIGGVDALYTISHMLHLWKNLYEDQTNVNCNEQQSEKRSETRSVFQLYTSEMSDKDSSSLHAQSLAASRVEQALSEVASSISSFTPKPGPQRAWLLQLQIWLLLTEVFLILDQPNGAVLSLQEATNIFPLSHHIMYTRGLLHEYKLEYTEAKQCYQNAVSINPSHIKSLQHLGLVYHYLGSQRLAEKTLRDAAKIDPNSHQTWYNLGMVLESLGEVEAASDCMATALEVETTNPILPILSIPMTFE